GCTGGCGATTTTTCTTGTTCGTCATGGTTATCGCATCGCGGTGAGGAGGTCGTCGATCTCCTCGGTGGTGTGTTTGCCGAGCTGTCCGCCATCGCTGGCCGGGTGTTTGATCCCCTCGTGTCCGCCACGCGGCGGGTGGAGCCGGAGCACGGGCGTCAGCCCCTGCTCGCGAAGCGTCGTCTCCTCGGCGAGTAGCGCCTCCGCGAGCGCCTCGACGGAGTCGTACTCCGTGTTCTCGTCGAGCCACTCGTCGTCGATCCCGTCGCTACCCTCGGCGGGCTCCGCCCGCGTGCGGATCA
The sequence above is a segment of the Halalkalicoccus subterraneus genome. Coding sequences within it:
- the rpmD gene encoding 50S ribosomal protein L30, with the protein product MQAIVQLRGEVNMNYEVKDTLSMLNLHRVNHCALVPEHETFRGMVSKVNDHVAYGEPSQDVVETLIRTRAEPAEGSDGIDDEWLDENTEYDSVEALAEALLAEETTLREQGLTPVLRLHPPRGGHEGIKHPASDGGQLGKHTTEEIDDLLTAMR